GGCGCCCTCAAACGTGAAGGAATTACTTTGAGTTTTGGTGAATTCACTAAAGTCGGTATAATCACTTCGCTTATTCAGTTAGGATTTGCAAGCTTTTATTTAGTTCTTAGATTCAATTTATGGGTGTGACCGATTTGGTTAAAAAATGGATAGAAAAAAACGGAGTAAAACCCGAGTCAGAATATGAAGAAGCTAAACGTCACTTTGAGATGGCGATGGGTAAACCGTTCATCACTTTGAAACTTGAAATTCCTGACGGTTTCGAAACATATGCTGCTGATTTTCGTCAATTGGAAACTAATCAACAGTTTCATGAAGAGGTTAAGGATTTGATAAAAAAACGCCTCTTGCTTGATTCGCGCCGTAAGAATTTACCTTCCGAATAAATGCTGAGCTGTTGTGGATTTAACCTTTTTTGGAAGATTTCACTCGTTTTCGTCTAACAGTTCTTTTAAAGATTCTACTTCTTCTCTAACTGAAGCAATTTCGTCTTCTAGAGTGGTGGCTTTTGTTTCACCCATTCGTTTGAGTTCTTCAATTTGTTCTAAAAGTTCTGCTCTTTCAGTTTTTAGGTTCTCAATTTTTTCTTTCAAATCCCCCAACGTGTTCGATAACTCTTTTTCAACTTCCCTTATGTCTTTCGTTACGCTTATAAAATCCGTTTTAAGTCCCACTTTTTTTACAACACTTAAAAATCTCTTTTCACACTGGGAACAGACAAAAAACCCTACCTTCATGTTTATTTTTTTGTCAACATTGTAAGGTTTGCCAATCATGGACCATGTTTTAATTTGGTCATTTGTTTCATTTCCACATCTGGGACATGATGGCACTTCTTTTATTCCTCACTAATACTTAATGCTAATCTTTAAAACATTTTTTAATGTTTATTTTTCTCCTCTATTCTTTAGAAAATTCTCTTCTGATTTTTGTTTCTGTTTGGCGTTGTTTCAATGTATTTATTCCTTGAATTTCTATGGTAAACCAAAATTCACTTTCTCTTGACTAGTTATTTGGTTAAAAATGGCTTGTGAACCAAACTCTAACAATAAAATGAGAAAAAAGTTTAGTTTCCATTTTTGTTAGAATTTTTTAGAGATAAATAACAAATTCTAACCGTTCTACCAGTTCTTTGTAACGGTTCCTTATGGTTACTTCTGTTACTTGAGCAATTTCTGCAATTTCTCTTTGGGTTTTTCTTTCTCCAGTTAAAACTGATGCAATGTAGCTTGCAGCAGCTGCTATTCCTGTGGGTCCTCTGCCTGAGGTGAGTTTTAGTTCTTTTGCGGTTCCCAAAATTTTGTGGGCGATTTCTTCTACTTTGCCCTGCATTGTTAACTGGTTTGAGAACTTTGTTACATATTGACTTGGTTTTAGCGGAGGAATGAAATAATTAAGCTCTTTAATCAGGAAACGGTAACTTCGTCCAACTTCTTTCTTGTTTACTGTTGAAGCAGTAGCAATTTCGTCTAATGTTCTGGCTACGCCACATTGTCTGCATGCAACATAAATGGCTGCTGCAGTTACGCCCTGAATTGACCTTCCTCGAATCAGACGCTCTTTAACCGCTTTGCGGTAGATCACCGAAGCAGTTTCAAGAATATTTTTTGGCAGATTAAGATTGTTAGCAATTTTGGATATTTCAGAAAGTGCAAAGGCAAGGTTTCTTTCAGTTGCATCTGAAACCCTGATTCTTCTCTGCCATTTTCGCAATCTGTAAATTTGCGCTTTTTGTCCTGGAGCCAATCTTTTTCCATAAACATCTCTATCATGCCAGTCAATCATCGTTGAAAGGCCTTTATCATGGATAGTAAATGTGGCTGGAGCCCCTGCTCGGGCGCGTTTAGCTCGCTGTTCGTCATCAAAGGCTCGCCATTCTGGGCCTTGATCCGTGAGTTTGGCTGCTACGACTACGCCGCAGTTCATGCACACTATTTCAGCACATTCGTAGTCTCTCATGAGGCGATTACTTCCGCATTCAGGGCATTTTTGGATTTTGGGTGATTTGGGGATGTTTTCCTCTTTCACTTTTTGTTCCTATTCCTTCTTGTTTTTCTTTCGCCTTTTGAGTGGGTGGCATAAAAAATTTGGTTGACAAGTTGTTCTGGGTTTTGTGAGTATGGTTTCACAGCTACATAGGGAGATGATATGGGGCCAAAGACATCAAAAACAGTACCTACTGCTTTTAGTTTTTCATTTGTCACTTTGTCGCCAATTCGGGGGACATTTTTGGCTTTAAGAATCAAGTTCTTAGTATTACTTACGTGAAGGACGCTACCGATTCTTTGCAACCCCTATTCCCCTCACAAAACCTATGATTCACCCGTCCCGTTTTATTTAAACGTTTCTGAGTTTTTCTTTAACTTTGCACATTCAATTTTGTTTTTGAAATTTATTTGATTCATTAATGTATTTTATGCGAATAATAATGCATTAAAATATTGAATTTTTAAGTTTTTTTTGTACAGAAACCCTGTTTATCTTTTGTTGCTGGCCTTTTTCACAAGTTCAAGGCACCGTAACTAATAAAACGCGCAATTTAGTTAGCAACGTAGATTATAATGCGGAAAAAAAACTCAATCCTCTTGTGGTCTAGTTACTTTGATTCAACAAAAACCAGAACTGGTGGACGAAAAGTATCCAAGAATCTAGCTGTTTCTTCGCCAAAAATTGAGGAACTTCAAAGCGCAGCAAAACGATTAGGCTTGCAACCTGAAGTAAACCTTGATGCAGCTTATCCAAGTTGTCCTTGGAAAAATGTTGGTTACATCGTTCTTCCTAAAACTGAAGCAAAAACTGAAACAATAAAAAAAATAGCAAAAGAGCTTTCTATCTTACGACGATAGAAAAGCTTGTTAATCTACTTTCTTTTCTACTAGAATGGCGTTTACTTTGCCGTCTTGTCCTGGACGAGAAGTTATTCGTGCAGTTCCCAATGATGTTGCAATCATTGTTCCTTTAGTGATTACTCCTCGCCTGTCGTAGTCTACATTCGCTGGGTTTTTGATTACCCTGATAATTTCTACTTTCTGAGTTTTTCCTGAAGCATCCGAAATGTTTGCTTCATTTACTGAAAGCAGACGTCGTTTTTCGTTACCGCCATGTTTTTGCATTGCTTTGCTTTTAGTTTTACCCAGTGCAGTTTCTGCTGCGAAAAATCCTTTTTCGTATCTTCTCTTTTTGCGGTTAGCTATTTTTCTTCCGCCAGTAGCTTTGTGTTTATGTTGATCTCCATGCCATACTGACAAGCTTACATCATCTCATAA
The Candidatus Bathyarchaeum sp. genome window above contains:
- a CDS encoding 30S ribosomal protein S8e, producing the protein MSVWHGDQHKHKATGGRKIANRKKRRYEKGFFAAETALGKTKSKAMQKHGGNEKRRLLSVNEANISDASGKTQKVEIIRVIKNPANVDYDRRGVITKGTMIATSLGTARITSRPGQDGKVNAILVEKKVD
- a CDS encoding signal recognition particle protein Srp19 (binds to 7S RNA to mediate binding of the signal recognition particle protein Srp54); amino-acid sequence: MRKKNSILLWSSYFDSTKTRTGGRKVSKNLAVSSPKIEELQSAAKRLGLQPEVNLDAAYPSCPWKNVGYIVLPKTEAKTETIKKIAKELSILRR
- a CDS encoding Gar1/Naf1 family protein; amino-acid sequence: MQRIGSVLHVSNTKNLILKAKNVPRIGDKVTNEKLKAVGTVFDVFGPISSPYVAVKPYSQNPEQLVNQIFYATHSKGERKTRRNRNKK
- a CDS encoding transcription initiation factor IIB, translating into MKEENIPKSPKIQKCPECGSNRLMRDYECAEIVCMNCGVVVAAKLTDQGPEWRAFDDEQRAKRARAGAPATFTIHDKGLSTMIDWHDRDVYGKRLAPGQKAQIYRLRKWQRRIRVSDATERNLAFALSEISKIANNLNLPKNILETASVIYRKAVKERLIRGRSIQGVTAAAIYVACRQCGVARTLDEIATASTVNKKEVGRSYRFLIKELNYFIPPLKPSQYVTKFSNQLTMQGKVEEIAHKILGTAKELKLTSGRGPTGIAAAASYIASVLTGERKTQREIAEIAQVTEVTIRNRYKELVERLEFVIYL